Proteins from a genomic interval of Leptospira kanakyensis:
- a CDS encoding DNA translocase FtsK — MDPKKSVWGWTLPRKDFLPYLLVFSGVFLLLSLFSFQEGEDGSLFNWFGRLGHYIAFTLLYLLGKSSFLLAGFVLMLGVLSLRNPDFDRLSKALFFPLFLVATTVSLNLLETPLGHVGDSGGILGQFFSWVFSYLFGETGRILVVFFLYLYFAVIWLEDGAWSFTFAAINKYSNGIYRMMGGRNELPHLRLPSFLESVVSTRRGTEDEIRNKQWFAVQTEEESKEDLYNHFWNVVADDKKTGNPNLSSRSKRDGSHLNSYFQEERNSKDKNGREDRFQENPSLKKTPAVRYRNTSHFEGFFDEAGKVFRFQKQESKLDSLAEFEKNEILISRLKLTDNRRVAEELEEIEIERESKILFQFPEAKWKPKLDPALGLESLELPKLDPVKPSFGGENNNSKISNSFSSFSYEDENDSDLEEESDEMESESMVHSYAEDEDEKTSEAIAISESVRLSLVEETGWDASEISESDDSEEEEEYSSEEYEEETLETLAVEEASPLVKSNLSSGNFGKKKPEPKAEQQELMFGSMVPKPKLKKGKYYISPRLLVSHQVPVANILKNDSELDLISRKIEESTGHFGIESKVITKERGPIITRYEITIPNGIKLNRIVSLSDEIRAYLEVKNIRIVAPIPGKASIGIEVPNRIREDVFLSEILKDTILQNKSKDLSICIGKDISGKLVMIDIAKLPHLLVAGTTGSGKSVSINAMITSLICTRSPDEVRFIMIDPKMVEMTLYEGIPHLLMPVITDPKKATKALSWAIQEMESRYQMISQLKSRDFKSFNEKVDEYAHAKGFQKLPYIVIFIDELADLMMVSGKDLEEQIQRISQKARAVGIHLVMATQRPSVDVITGVIKANCPARVAFQVAQKTDSRTILDTSGAETLLGKGDFLYRSPTSSDLMRIQAPFIEEKEIESIVEEAKKQGAPAYVEMNWDDETNIEMASDEDEELFDEAWNIVVTEKKASASYLQRRMRIGYNKAARLMELMEMRGYVSPQIGAKPREILRSA; from the coding sequence ATGGACCCTAAAAAATCCGTATGGGGATGGACTTTGCCTCGCAAAGACTTCCTTCCGTATCTATTAGTATTTTCTGGTGTGTTTTTACTACTTTCTCTCTTTTCGTTTCAGGAAGGAGAGGACGGATCGCTTTTCAATTGGTTTGGAAGGCTTGGGCATTACATTGCCTTCACGTTACTTTATCTTTTAGGAAAGTCCTCTTTTTTACTCGCTGGTTTTGTTTTGATGTTAGGTGTTCTATCACTAAGAAACCCCGACTTTGATAGACTGAGCAAAGCACTTTTTTTCCCTCTCTTTCTTGTCGCCACTACGGTGAGTTTGAACTTACTTGAAACGCCACTGGGCCATGTGGGAGATAGCGGTGGGATCCTTGGGCAATTTTTCTCTTGGGTTTTTTCTTATCTCTTTGGTGAGACGGGACGTATCCTGGTTGTTTTCTTTTTATACTTATACTTTGCCGTGATCTGGCTTGAGGACGGGGCTTGGTCGTTTACCTTTGCTGCCATAAACAAATACTCCAATGGAATTTATCGAATGATGGGAGGAAGAAATGAACTCCCACACTTGAGATTACCTTCATTTTTAGAATCGGTGGTTTCGACTCGTCGCGGAACGGAAGATGAAATTCGTAACAAACAATGGTTTGCGGTGCAAACAGAAGAAGAATCGAAAGAAGATCTTTACAATCATTTTTGGAATGTCGTTGCGGATGATAAAAAAACAGGAAACCCAAATCTGAGTTCTCGTTCCAAGAGAGATGGTTCTCACCTGAATTCTTATTTCCAAGAGGAAAGAAATTCCAAGGATAAAAATGGTCGAGAGGATCGTTTCCAGGAAAATCCATCCCTTAAAAAAACGCCAGCCGTTCGTTATCGTAATACTTCTCATTTCGAAGGATTTTTTGATGAAGCGGGCAAAGTGTTTCGATTCCAAAAACAAGAATCAAAACTGGATTCACTTGCAGAATTTGAAAAAAATGAAATTTTAATTTCACGTCTCAAACTAACGGACAACAGGCGAGTTGCGGAAGAATTAGAAGAAATCGAAATTGAAAGAGAATCCAAAATCCTTTTTCAATTTCCGGAAGCCAAATGGAAACCAAAATTGGATCCGGCTCTGGGTTTAGAAAGTTTGGAACTTCCTAAACTAGATCCCGTCAAACCTTCTTTTGGCGGAGAAAACAATAATTCTAAAATCTCAAATTCCTTTTCCTCCTTTTCGTATGAAGATGAAAACGATAGTGATTTAGAAGAAGAATCCGATGAAATGGAATCTGAATCCATGGTTCATTCTTATGCAGAAGATGAGGATGAAAAAACATCCGAAGCCATTGCCATTTCAGAATCAGTTCGTTTGTCTCTTGTGGAAGAAACGGGTTGGGATGCGAGCGAAATCAGTGAATCTGACGATTCAGAAGAAGAAGAGGAATATAGTTCCGAAGAGTATGAAGAAGAAACCCTCGAGACTTTAGCTGTGGAAGAGGCCTCTCCGCTCGTAAAATCCAATTTGAGTTCAGGAAATTTTGGGAAAAAGAAACCAGAACCAAAGGCGGAACAACAAGAACTGATGTTTGGTTCCATGGTTCCCAAACCAAAACTAAAAAAAGGAAAGTATTATATCTCTCCAAGGCTCCTTGTGTCCCACCAAGTTCCTGTAGCCAACATTCTAAAAAATGATTCAGAATTGGATTTGATCTCTCGTAAAATCGAAGAGTCCACAGGGCATTTTGGAATTGAGTCCAAGGTCATCACAAAAGAAAGAGGGCCCATCATCACTCGTTATGAGATTACCATTCCGAATGGAATCAAACTGAACCGTATCGTTTCTCTTTCGGATGAAATTCGTGCTTACCTCGAAGTGAAAAACATTCGGATTGTAGCACCTATCCCAGGTAAGGCGTCGATTGGAATTGAGGTTCCGAACCGAATTAGGGAAGACGTATTTTTATCAGAGATACTCAAAGATACCATCCTCCAAAATAAGTCCAAAGACCTATCAATCTGTATTGGAAAAGACATCTCAGGAAAACTTGTGATGATTGATATCGCCAAACTCCCTCACTTACTTGTGGCAGGAACCACTGGTTCTGGTAAGTCGGTGAGTATCAATGCAATGATCACAAGCCTTATCTGCACTCGTTCCCCAGATGAAGTGCGATTCATTATGATCGATCCAAAGATGGTGGAGATGACCCTTTATGAAGGAATCCCACATTTACTCATGCCAGTCATCACCGATCCTAAAAAAGCAACCAAGGCACTTTCTTGGGCCATCCAAGAAATGGAGAGTCGTTACCAAATGATCTCTCAGTTGAAAAGTAGGGACTTCAAAAGTTTCAATGAAAAGGTGGATGAATATGCCCATGCCAAGGGCTTTCAAAAACTCCCGTACATTGTGATCTTTATTGATGAGCTTGCGGACCTCATGATGGTTTCCGGAAAAGATCTGGAAGAACAGATCCAAAGGATTTCCCAAAAAGCAAGAGCGGTCGGAATCCATTTGGTGATGGCGACCCAAAGGCCTTCTGTGGATGTGATCACGGGAGTCATCAAAGCGAACTGTCCAGCAAGGGTGGCCTTCCAAGTGGCTCAAAAAACGGACTCTAGAACCATTCTGGATACGAGTGGGGCCGAGACCCTCCTGGGGAAAGGGGACTTTTTATACCGGTCTCCGACTTCGAGTGACCTGATGCGAATCCAAGCCCCTTTTATTGAAGAGAAAGAAATTGAGTCCATCGTGGAAGAGGCCAAAAAACAGGGCGCTCCAGCCTACGTGGAAATGAATTGGGACGATGAAACGAATATCGAAATGGCCTCTGATGAAGACGAGGAGCTTTTTGATGAGGCTTGGAATATCGTGGTCACCGAAAAAAAAGCCAGCGCCAGTTACTTACAAAGAAGGATGAGAATCGGTTACAACAAAGCCGCAAGGCTTATGGAACTTATGGAAATGAGGGGTTATGTTTCCCCACAAATCGGGGCCAAACCCCGAGAAATCCTGCGTTCAGCGTAA
- a CDS encoding YajQ family cyclic di-GMP-binding protein, whose amino-acid sequence MAQDPSFDIVSKIERPELQNAVAQAMTEIQTRFDFKGSNSEIKLTEDSLVLTSENDIKLKQVIDVLTTKMAKRGISLKAFDFDSKIESATGQTVRQKVKIQNGLDKEQTKQITTLIKDQKLKVQATIQGESVRVVGKKKDDLQEVMAAIRNANFNFDANFTNFKG is encoded by the coding sequence ATGGCGCAAGATCCATCATTTGACATTGTATCCAAAATCGAAAGACCGGAATTACAAAACGCCGTGGCCCAGGCCATGACAGAAATCCAAACCAGGTTTGATTTTAAAGGATCCAATTCCGAAATCAAACTCACAGAAGATAGTTTGGTTTTAACTTCTGAAAATGATATCAAACTGAAACAGGTGATTGATGTCCTTACCACAAAAATGGCCAAAAGGGGAATTAGTCTAAAGGCCTTTGATTTTGACTCCAAAATTGAATCGGCGACAGGCCAAACCGTGCGCCAAAAAGTAAAAATCCAGAATGGTTTGGACAAAGAACAAACCAAACAAATCACTACTCTCATCAAAGACCAAAAACTAAAGGTCCAGGCCACCATCCAAGGGGAATCGGTTCGGGTTGTGGGCAAAAAAAAGGACGATTTGCAAGAGGTGATGGCGGCCATCCGCAACGCCAATTTCAATTTTGACGCTAATTTTACGAACTTTAAGGGGTAG
- the alaS gene encoding alanine--tRNA ligase: MMSKTVREIAELYTSYFKGKGHTIVPSSSLIPKGDPTLLFTTAGMVQFKPLFTGAVELPYTRAASVQKCVRTTDLEVVGKTERHCTFFEMLGNFSFGDYFKKEAIEYALDFSLNHLHIPKEKIWVTIYLDDDEAKKIWMEAGIPEERIVRLGKKDNFWGPAGDSGACGPCSELYLDRGPEKGGPNCGNNPDCKPGCDCDRYLEYWNLVFNQFNQTVSGELLPLKQTGIDTGSGLERVAMLLQEVDSVYDTDELKSIIRKIETLSGITYDESTKQSFRVITDHSRSVFFSLGDGIYPDRTGRGYVIRRLIRRASLFARKLGIHEPFLYKLIATLRDLYSVRYPELKDKAKDIESILKKEEELFLHTLEVGLEELESLLTQLKSNNQTLVTGKEGFRLYSTYGFPREMTKELVEDRGFGFDDKGFEEELEKDRDLSRASWKGKKVQYLTGLSASPELKTEFLGYTETKAPAKVIYLFVDGKSVSEVNQGSEAVVVLDKTPFYAEGGGQIGDWGYLKKEGFQFQVQDTQKENETFLHLGLVLKGKISVGETIDAEIDTARRQNLANHHSGTHLLNGALRRILGTHVTQKGSIVSSDYLRFDFSHPKALSEEEIISIEKDVNEAVNAKIPVKTEVLDIDTAKQSGALSMFDEKYGSSVRVISMGDKSKEFCGGTHVSNTKEIGYFAIIKEGSPGAGNRRVEAICGDSVVEYFLSQFQTLAAKIETHNLSAKETFGDLKEFGIVSSVPAPEDLQNLFVKEGNTAVEHLRKLRESLETELEEKSSALFKAKKKKEQLSFQMNPELVDGLLQKAHSLPKGKVVTEVFEAVDAKSLKDLADSLKAKEPEILCLFGTSDGDASTLVFMCNKVLNERGIHCGDLLKETLVMLDGKGGGRPDMAQGGGKKPESLGAALEFALELSKKKLG, encoded by the coding sequence ATGATGTCGAAAACCGTCCGCGAAATTGCAGAGTTGTATACTAGTTACTTTAAAGGGAAAGGCCACACCATTGTGCCTTCCTCAAGCCTTATCCCGAAAGGGGATCCAACACTTTTATTCACTACTGCGGGAATGGTTCAGTTCAAACCTTTGTTTACAGGAGCCGTAGAGTTGCCATACACTCGCGCTGCTTCGGTGCAAAAATGTGTTCGTACTACCGATTTAGAGGTGGTGGGAAAAACGGAAAGGCATTGTACATTTTTTGAGATGTTAGGGAATTTTTCCTTTGGCGATTATTTCAAAAAAGAAGCCATTGAATACGCGTTAGATTTTTCATTAAACCACCTTCATATCCCTAAAGAAAAAATTTGGGTGACCATTTACTTAGATGATGATGAAGCCAAAAAGATTTGGATGGAAGCTGGGATTCCTGAAGAACGAATTGTTAGGCTTGGAAAAAAGGATAATTTTTGGGGGCCTGCCGGAGACAGTGGGGCTTGTGGTCCATGTTCGGAATTGTATTTGGACAGAGGTCCAGAAAAAGGTGGCCCAAATTGTGGAAACAACCCAGATTGTAAACCGGGTTGTGACTGTGATCGTTATTTAGAATATTGGAATTTAGTATTTAACCAATTCAACCAAACAGTTTCGGGTGAACTCCTTCCTTTAAAACAAACGGGAATTGATACGGGATCGGGACTCGAACGAGTGGCCATGCTTTTGCAAGAGGTGGACTCTGTCTATGACACGGATGAACTCAAATCCATCATTCGTAAAATTGAAACACTCTCAGGGATTACTTACGACGAATCGACAAAACAATCTTTCCGGGTGATCACAGACCATTCCCGTTCCGTATTTTTTTCGTTAGGCGATGGGATTTATCCTGACCGCACAGGACGTGGGTATGTGATTCGTAGGCTCATTCGTAGAGCTTCGTTATTCGCTAGAAAACTAGGAATCCACGAACCATTTTTATACAAACTGATTGCGACACTCCGCGATTTGTATTCTGTACGTTACCCAGAACTCAAAGACAAAGCAAAAGACATTGAATCCATCTTAAAAAAAGAGGAAGAACTCTTTCTGCATACTTTGGAAGTGGGACTAGAAGAATTAGAATCTCTTCTGACTCAATTGAAATCAAACAACCAAACTCTGGTGACTGGAAAAGAAGGCTTTCGGTTGTATTCCACTTACGGGTTCCCTCGTGAGATGACAAAGGAACTTGTGGAAGACCGCGGTTTTGGTTTTGATGACAAGGGATTTGAAGAGGAGCTGGAAAAAGATCGCGATCTTTCTCGTGCGAGTTGGAAAGGAAAAAAAGTCCAATACCTCACAGGTCTTTCGGCAAGCCCAGAACTCAAAACTGAATTTTTAGGGTACACGGAAACAAAAGCACCGGCAAAAGTAATTTATCTTTTTGTAGATGGAAAGTCAGTATCCGAGGTGAACCAAGGATCAGAGGCCGTTGTGGTTCTCGACAAAACTCCATTTTATGCAGAGGGGGGTGGTCAGATTGGTGATTGGGGTTATCTCAAAAAAGAAGGATTCCAGTTCCAAGTCCAGGACACCCAAAAAGAAAACGAAACCTTTTTGCATCTAGGACTCGTTTTGAAAGGAAAAATCTCAGTCGGTGAAACCATTGATGCGGAGATTGATACCGCTCGCCGCCAAAATTTAGCCAACCACCATTCCGGCACACACTTGTTAAATGGGGCCCTTCGTAGGATATTAGGAACTCATGTGACACAAAAAGGTTCCATTGTTTCTTCTGATTATTTACGATTTGATTTTTCACATCCAAAAGCACTTTCGGAAGAGGAAATTATCTCTATTGAAAAAGATGTGAATGAAGCAGTGAATGCTAAAATTCCAGTCAAAACAGAAGTATTGGACATCGATACGGCAAAACAATCGGGCGCCTTATCCATGTTCGACGAAAAATATGGTAGTTCTGTTCGTGTGATTTCTATGGGTGATAAGTCCAAAGAATTCTGTGGAGGAACCCATGTATCGAATACAAAAGAAATTGGATACTTTGCCATCATCAAAGAGGGAAGTCCTGGGGCAGGAAACCGAAGGGTAGAAGCCATTTGTGGTGATTCCGTTGTGGAATATTTTTTATCCCAGTTCCAAACACTCGCAGCAAAAATTGAAACTCATAACTTGTCTGCCAAGGAAACCTTTGGAGATTTGAAGGAATTTGGAATTGTTTCTTCAGTGCCAGCTCCCGAAGACTTACAAAACCTTTTTGTGAAAGAAGGGAACACTGCTGTAGAACATTTACGAAAACTTCGCGAAAGTTTGGAGACGGAACTCGAAGAAAAGTCTAGTGCCCTTTTCAAAGCAAAAAAGAAAAAGGAACAATTGAGTTTTCAAATGAATCCAGAGCTTGTGGATGGGCTTCTACAAAAAGCACATTCACTTCCTAAGGGAAAAGTGGTGACAGAAGTTTTTGAAGCCGTAGATGCAAAATCTTTAAAGGATTTAGCAGATAGCCTCAAAGCCAAAGAACCAGAAATCCTTTGTTTGTTTGGAACAAGTGATGGGGATGCCAGTACCCTCGTTTTTATGTGTAACAAGGTTTTGAATGAAAGAGGGATCCACTGTGGGGATCTATTAAAAGAAACCTTGGTGATGTTAGATGGAAAGGGTGGGGGAAGGCCCGATATGGCACAGGGTGGTGGTAAAAAACCGGAGAGCCTGGGAGCCGCTTTGGAATTTGCATTGGAACTTTCCAAAAAGAAATTAGGATAA
- a CDS encoding MFS transporter, which yields MNQLVFYFAFAMGTFASSCFLYSIVIFCQTLDTVKGFSGIVFFFLFLPFPIFFLYTGYLLDRYSKKWVVVSFQFFLFISSFFLAAFTEVFLTYPVLLLPLAFVNGIGMTTVLPGRMAILREVMESHRLVFHTIAGNLLLIFAFGMSPLAVGWFREGNTYSTLFFVLAGFHFLSMIAFTLLRYANPNEKIKPFSAETKTTSFPSLTSNLKTILDFLKTDPVSRQVMYMAILSMLALGPIQVILPKYVRNELGLGELARGTVLVFLGPGLFLGGVLTILFHHLERKGLALLIVFSLSSFFFLGFVPFGKPEATSFFLFCFGVSGGVLSSLLPAILQKRAEDGIRGRILSLYTVCFQFTPAVSGFLAALLADTIGSQWTFGILGGIFLCFAMFSFLQYRELRQS from the coding sequence ATGAACCAACTTGTATTCTATTTTGCCTTTGCGATGGGCACCTTTGCGAGTAGTTGTTTTCTATATTCCATCGTAATTTTTTGCCAAACCTTAGATACTGTGAAAGGGTTCTCCGGGATTGTTTTCTTTTTTCTATTTTTGCCATTTCCAATATTCTTTTTATACACTGGATATTTACTCGATCGGTATTCCAAAAAATGGGTGGTGGTTAGTTTCCAGTTTTTCCTTTTTATCTCTAGTTTTTTCTTAGCTGCCTTCACTGAGGTTTTTTTAACCTATCCAGTTTTATTATTACCATTGGCTTTTGTGAATGGGATTGGAATGACAACGGTGCTTCCTGGACGAATGGCGATTTTACGAGAAGTGATGGAATCACATCGGCTTGTTTTTCATACCATTGCTGGGAACTTACTATTGATATTTGCTTTTGGGATGAGTCCTTTGGCAGTGGGTTGGTTTCGAGAAGGAAATACTTATTCTACTTTATTTTTTGTTTTGGCTGGTTTTCATTTTTTATCGATGATCGCCTTTACCTTGTTAAGGTATGCAAATCCAAATGAAAAAATAAAACCTTTTAGTGCCGAAACTAAAACCACAAGTTTCCCATCCCTTACATCCAATCTAAAAACAATTTTGGATTTTTTGAAAACAGATCCAGTTTCTAGACAAGTGATGTACATGGCCATCCTCAGTATGCTTGCCCTAGGACCCATCCAAGTCATCCTTCCGAAATATGTGCGAAATGAACTGGGACTCGGTGAACTCGCACGGGGGACGGTTCTTGTCTTTTTAGGGCCTGGGTTATTTCTCGGTGGGGTTCTCACCATCCTCTTCCATCATTTGGAAAGAAAGGGCCTGGCTTTGTTGATTGTATTTTCGCTCTCTTCTTTTTTCTTTTTGGGATTTGTTCCTTTTGGAAAACCGGAAGCCACTTCTTTCTTTTTATTTTGTTTTGGAGTGTCGGGGGGAGTGCTCTCGAGCCTCCTTCCTGCCATTTTACAAAAACGTGCTGAGGATGGAATTCGTGGGAGAATCCTTTCCCTCTATACGGTTTGTTTCCAATTCACACCGGCGGTCTCTGGATTTCTGGCAGCCCTCCTTGCGGACACCATTGGGTCGCAATGGACCTTTGGAATTCTAGGTGGGATCTTTCTCTGTTTTGCCATGTTTTCTTTTCTCCAATACCGTGAATTACGGCAGAGTTAA
- the rpsI gene encoding 30S ribosomal protein S9, whose translation MAQKAVWAVGRRKTSVARAKIASGTGKITVNHKDVNDYIKNGEHLVRRALEPLLVLEARDKYDIALNVTGGGVVGQVGAIRHAVARALVAFNESLKPTLKKEGFLTRDSRMVERKKYGLRKARRGTQFSKR comes from the coding sequence ATGGCGCAAAAAGCAGTTTGGGCAGTAGGCCGACGCAAAACATCCGTTGCACGTGCAAAAATCGCATCTGGAACTGGAAAAATCACAGTTAACCACAAAGATGTAAATGACTACATTAAAAATGGAGAACACCTTGTTCGCCGTGCTCTCGAGCCTCTTCTCGTTTTAGAAGCTCGTGACAAGTATGACATTGCACTCAATGTGACTGGTGGTGGAGTTGTTGGTCAAGTCGGAGCCATCCGTCATGCCGTAGCTCGCGCACTTGTGGCTTTCAATGAGTCTTTAAAACCTACTTTGAAAAAAGAAGGTTTTCTCACTCGAGATAGCCGTATGGTGGAACGTAAAAAATACGGTCTACGCAAAGCACGTCGAGGAACTCAGTTCTCAAAACGTTAA
- the rplM gene encoding 50S ribosomal protein L13: MELLSKAHKTPSIAKEAVQKQWFVVDATDKTLGRLASQVASRLRGKHKSTFTPNQDCGDNIIIVNASKVAVTGRKREQKIYYHHSRYPGGMTAIAFHKLIQENPERVIMEAVKGMLPKSKLGDQMLRNCRVFAGNDHNLGAQKPLKLELK; this comes from the coding sequence ATGGAACTATTGTCTAAAGCCCACAAGACCCCTTCTATTGCAAAAGAAGCCGTACAAAAACAGTGGTTTGTTGTGGACGCAACTGATAAGACTCTCGGAAGATTGGCAAGTCAAGTAGCTTCCCGACTTCGCGGAAAACACAAATCTACCTTCACTCCTAACCAGGACTGTGGTGATAACATCATTATCGTTAATGCATCTAAAGTGGCTGTTACTGGTCGCAAAAGAGAACAAAAAATTTACTACCACCACTCACGTTACCCAGGTGGTATGACTGCCATCGCTTTCCACAAACTCATCCAAGAGAATCCAGAAAGAGTGATCATGGAAGCAGTCAAAGGAATGTTGCCTAAATCGAAGTTAGGTGATCAAATGTTGAGAAATTGCCGCGTATTCGCTGGTAATGACCACAACTTGGGAGCTCAAAAGCCCCTAAAACTGGAGTTGAAATAA
- the thiL gene encoding thiamine-phosphate kinase, protein MKESEIIRTLFGTTPPPEDDCYFLAPNRLVTTDSLSEGTHFLHEWSEAPVLARKLVEVNVSDIIASGGRPKECFLNLGLSPLSQKKEWVRSFSKELRKSLDQYEMKLAGGDTFSATKTQLALTVVGTVEKPWLRSGGKPGDYLYVTGSLGQSQLGFLSLKKKTKDKKFTKAIERHLSPNSRYATSLLLHKFKIHACMDITDGLIQDGERLAMASRGRLKIQMESLPFDPLALETLGFDLCLGSGEELELLFLSPEILPTKLAGVPVTMVGRLEKGKPGVQFLKNGKTYLPKSRGFLHFSEET, encoded by the coding sequence TTGAAAGAATCCGAAATTATACGAACTCTGTTTGGAACAACCCCTCCTCCTGAGGACGATTGTTACTTCTTGGCCCCGAACCGCCTAGTCACCACCGACTCTTTGTCCGAAGGCACCCACTTTCTCCATGAATGGTCAGAGGCTCCCGTTTTGGCGAGAAAACTTGTCGAAGTGAATGTTTCCGATATCATTGCCTCTGGTGGAAGACCCAAAGAATGTTTTTTAAACCTTGGTTTGTCTCCCCTATCTCAGAAAAAGGAATGGGTTCGTAGTTTTTCCAAAGAATTACGGAAATCCTTAGACCAATATGAGATGAAACTAGCGGGAGGCGACACCTTTTCTGCCACAAAAACCCAACTCGCACTTACCGTAGTAGGAACTGTCGAAAAACCTTGGCTTCGTTCTGGCGGAAAACCAGGAGATTATCTCTATGTCACGGGATCTCTCGGACAAAGCCAATTAGGTTTTCTTTCTTTGAAGAAAAAAACAAAAGATAAAAAATTTACCAAAGCGATAGAGCGCCACTTATCGCCAAACTCACGCTACGCGACATCTCTCTTGTTACATAAATTTAAAATCCATGCTTGTATGGACATTACGGATGGACTCATCCAAGATGGGGAACGATTGGCAATGGCCTCTCGTGGCAGACTAAAAATTCAAATGGAATCACTTCCCTTCGACCCATTGGCATTGGAGACTTTAGGATTTGATTTGTGTTTAGGTTCTGGTGAAGAATTAGAACTTTTGTTTTTGTCTCCAGAAATTTTACCAACGAAACTAGCAGGAGTTCCCGTGACTATGGTAGGAAGGTTGGAAAAAGGAAAACCGGGAGTTCAATTTTTAAAAAATGGAAAAACCTACCTTCCCAAATCTAGGGGTTTTCTTCACTTCTCAGAAGAAACATAA